One window from the genome of Breoghania sp. L-A4 encodes:
- a CDS encoding adenylate/guanylate cyclase domain-containing protein: MNTPVARGPQGARRRGVSRLGRWARRIGGGRAAALLCLMVLVAFRVWDPPVLQTVRLKTFDLYQVFKPREPAALPVVIIDIDEKSLRRLGQWPWPRTMVAALLENVRDNGGVAMGFDVVFPEIDRLSPDRIARSLEGLSPEAVRELSGLGNTDEAMAAAMRTMRIVLGQAAAVAQPDDGRARQAQTPVALLGRDPKPFLLHYPGVLRNIEVLEKAASGKGLFSINPDADNIVRRVALVAVAGGALQPALSVELLRVATGKDAFAVKTDDAGVRSVIVGGVEVPTDRHGRMWVRYTPHLPARYVSASDVIDGSVDPARIRNHLVLLGTSATGLLDLKATPLEAAMPGVEVHAQILETILGRSYLIRPNYALGAELVIAVVTSLLVIVLAPILGALPVLLLGMGAAAGVVAGSWAMFTEQHVLIDVAYPLMAGFAVYLLLVFVNYRREEVQRQQIRSAFGQYLAPAYVEQIARDPSQLSLGGETRTMTILFSDVRGFTTISESYKSDPQGLTALMNRFLTPLSDAIMARKGTIDKYMGDAVMAFWNAPLDDAQHAKHACQAALDMMARLVAVNVERKAEAEAAGTPFLPLDIGIGINTGTCVVGNMGSEFRFDYSVLGDAVNLASRLEGQSKTYGVPIILGSGTAQQVLDQFAVIEIDLIRVKGKLEPERVFCLAGDGALLLDPEFRSARDAFEAALAAYRAQKWDEAMAALARAARQPGIAPLAELYEARIKAFADNPPPANWDGVFVATSK; this comes from the coding sequence GTGAACACCCCGGTGGCCAGGGGACCGCAGGGGGCGAGGCGGCGCGGCGTTTCGCGGCTGGGCCGCTGGGCCCGGCGCATCGGGGGCGGCAGGGCGGCCGCGCTGCTCTGCCTGATGGTTCTTGTCGCCTTCCGGGTGTGGGATCCGCCGGTTCTTCAGACGGTCCGCCTCAAGACTTTCGATCTTTATCAGGTGTTCAAGCCGCGTGAGCCCGCGGCGCTGCCCGTGGTCATCATCGACATCGACGAGAAGAGCTTGCGTCGCCTGGGCCAATGGCCGTGGCCGCGCACGATGGTTGCGGCGCTTCTGGAGAACGTCCGCGACAACGGTGGCGTCGCCATGGGCTTCGACGTGGTGTTCCCGGAAATTGACCGGCTGTCGCCGGATCGCATTGCCCGGTCTCTGGAGGGACTGAGTCCCGAGGCGGTGCGCGAGCTGTCCGGCCTCGGGAACACCGATGAGGCGATGGCTGCGGCCATGCGCACGATGCGGATCGTGCTGGGCCAGGCGGCGGCTGTGGCGCAGCCCGACGACGGGCGCGCGCGCCAGGCGCAGACGCCGGTGGCGCTGCTGGGCCGTGATCCGAAACCGTTCCTGCTCCACTATCCGGGCGTGTTGCGCAACATCGAGGTGCTGGAGAAGGCCGCCAGCGGCAAGGGGCTGTTCTCCATCAATCCGGACGCGGACAACATCGTGCGCCGCGTGGCGCTGGTGGCGGTGGCCGGCGGCGCGCTGCAACCCGCGCTCAGCGTGGAACTTCTGCGGGTCGCCACCGGCAAGGACGCGTTCGCGGTGAAAACGGACGACGCCGGGGTGCGCTCCGTCATCGTCGGCGGCGTGGAGGTGCCGACGGACCGTCATGGACGGATGTGGGTGCGCTACACGCCGCATCTTCCCGCGCGCTACGTCTCGGCCTCCGATGTGATTGACGGCAGCGTCGATCCGGCGCGCATCCGCAACCACCTGGTGCTGCTCGGCACCTCGGCGACGGGACTGCTGGATCTCAAGGCGACGCCGCTGGAGGCCGCCATGCCTGGCGTGGAGGTGCATGCGCAGATCCTGGAGACCATTCTGGGCCGCAGTTATCTCATCCGGCCAAACTATGCGCTGGGCGCGGAACTGGTGATCGCGGTCGTCACATCGCTGCTGGTCATCGTTCTTGCGCCGATCCTGGGCGCGCTTCCGGTGCTGCTGCTCGGCATGGGAGCCGCGGCGGGCGTGGTGGCGGGAAGCTGGGCCATGTTCACCGAGCAGCATGTGCTGATCGACGTCGCGTACCCGCTGATGGCGGGGTTTGCGGTCTATCTGCTGCTGGTGTTCGTCAACTACCGGCGCGAGGAGGTGCAGCGCCAGCAGATCCGCAGTGCCTTCGGCCAGTATCTGGCGCCGGCCTATGTCGAGCAGATCGCGCGTGATCCCAGCCAGCTCAGCCTGGGCGGCGAGACGCGCACGATGACCATACTGTTTTCCGACGTGCGCGGCTTCACAACGATCTCCGAGAGCTACAAGTCCGATCCGCAAGGGCTGACCGCGCTGATGAACCGGTTCCTGACGCCGCTGTCGGACGCGATCATGGCGCGCAAGGGCACCATCGACAAATACATGGGCGATGCGGTGATGGCGTTCTGGAACGCGCCGCTGGACGACGCGCAGCACGCGAAACACGCCTGTCAGGCGGCGCTGGACATGATGGCGCGGCTTGTGGCCGTCAACGTGGAGCGCAAGGCGGAGGCCGAGGCCGCCGGCACGCCGTTCCTGCCGCTCGACATCGGCATCGGCATCAACACCGGCACCTGCGTGGTCGGCAACATGGGCTCGGAATTCCGCTTCGACTATTCGGTGCTGGGCGACGCGGTCAATCTCGCCTCGCGGCTCGAGGGTCAGTCGAAAACCTATGGCGTGCCGATCATTCTGGGATCCGGCACGGCGCAGCAGGTGCTGGACCAGTTCGCGGTGATCGAGATCGATCTCATCCGGGTGAAGGGCAAGCTGGAGCCCGAGCGGGTGTTCTGTCTCGCCGGCGACGGCGCGCTGTTGCTGGACCCGGAATTTCGCTCCGCCAGGGACGCGTTCGAGGCGGCGCTGGCGGCCTATCGGGCGCAGAAGTGGGACGAGGCGATGGCGGCGCTTGCCCGCGCCGCGCGGCAGCCCGGCATCGCGCCGCTCGCCGAACTTTACGAGGCCCGGATTAAGGCCTTCGCCGACAACCCGCCGCCCGCAAACTGGGACGGCGTCTTCGTGGCCACGAGCAAGTAG